The Desulfuromonadaceae bacterium genome contains the following window.
GAGATAATCTGGGCGGCGTCGCCCGCAAAACGCGCGAAACGATGCTGGTTTGTGAGGCCGCCGGGTACGACGTGATCATTGTCGAAACAGTGGGTGTCGGGCAGTCGGAAATCACCGTTGCATCGATGGTTGACTTCTTCATGCTGCTGCAACTGGCCAACGCCGGAGACGAATTGCAGGGGATCAAGAAGGGGGTGATGGAAATCGCTGACGCCATTGTCATCAACAAGGCCGAGGGGGATAATCGCCCGCGTGCGGAACTGGCGCGTCAGCAATATGCCAACGCCCTGCATATGCTCAGGCCAAAGAGTGCCAACTGGCCGGTGCCGACATTGCTGTGCAGCGCGCTTCATGGTGACGGCATCGCTGCCGCCTGGGAACAGGTGCTGGCTTACCGGGAGGTGATGACCGCCAGCGGCGAGTTTGAAAAAAAACGGCGCTTGCAAAATACCGACTGGATGTGGACATTGCTGATCAATGATCTCAAGGACCTCTTTCTGCGTGACCCGAAAGTTGCCGCAATGCTTGGTGCGGTACAGACCGCAGTGGCACAGGGAACAACCACGCCGAGCGCGGCCGCGCGGCGCCTGCTGGACGTGTTTAAACGACATTAAAATTTTATGCACTTCGCCCCAGTGATAGGCCACCATCAGGGGGGCAGGTTATTCCTCACGGGAATTTCTTGCAGGAGTTGCCTTCAGGCGCGACCCATTCGCGACAGGGATATCGCTCCCACAACAATCATTATCGCAGCCCAGTCCCTGTGGGAGCGGCTTTCAGCCGCGAAGGGTCTGCTATCTACCATCAAAGGAGTTGCGACAGGGATGTCACTCCTTGGCATGTTGAAGCACTACTTGAGTCAAGTGCATAACCAGAAAACTTAACTGCACACCCCGGAGAGTTTACCATGACGAAAAAAATCAGTCACCTCGGCATTGCCGTGGCGAGTATTGAGGCAGCGACCCCTTACTATCGGGATATCCTCGGCATGGCGTTTGAGGGAACCGAAGTCGTTGCAGAGCAAAAAGTTCGCGTCGCGTTTTTTGTTGTTGGAGAAAGTCGCATCGAACTGCTGGAGCCGACCGACGAGAATTCCCCGGTCGCCAGATTCCTGGCAAAGAATGGCTCCGGCATTCATCATGTGGCGTATGAGGTCGCCGATCTGGCGGCTGAACTGGCGCGACTCAAGGCCGCCGGAGTGCGCCTCGTCGATGCAGTCCCGCGCCTCGGTGCGCACGGGGCAAGCATCGCCTTTTTGCATCCCCAGGCCAGCGGAGGGGTTCTGACCGAGCTTTGTCAACCCGCAGGTAAATAATTTTAAAACAAAAACTAACGAAATTATAATAAAAATAACTGTGTAATAACAGTATATTGAATGGTGAATAAAACATTAAATCCAGAAGGTTAACTTTTGTCTTGACACAGCGTTCTAAAATTTTATACTAAGCACCAGCCGGTAGAAATGTTTGCTGTGGTCTGAGGGTGATTGTTGCCATCGGCTCCAGCGCTGCAAAGCAAGACGCGCGGTGGCAAGCAAAAAGCAGTTTAGCAGCGCTTAAAATGTTGACATTCAGCGCAGAATCCTTAAACTGTGTCGAAAGAAAATGAATGTTTGTTTGTTGGTGGCAAGTAAGCGACACTGGAGCAACACCGACACAGTTGTTGCCTTTAATCTAAAAACAATCGTTTCAGCCAGTTAGAGTCCTGGCAGCGCCTGGTGTCGATCGATAACAGGGTTTCACGTTTGGCATTAAAGTTGTATCTGCTGACAGGATCACAGCTTGATCTAGCGTGAGGGATGTTTTGCCGCGTGACGAAAGGAGGTAACTGGATGGGAAGGTTTTGGGGCCTTGTTCTGGTGGTGTTGTTGCTGACATCATTGACCGCCTGTTCAAGGACCATGCAGGTAAAATGTCCTGTGTGTGGTTACGAATTTACAGCGGACGGATCATAAATCTGTCTCAACTTGGTGCGCTGCAAGGGCGCGGCGTACCCAAATTTCTTTAATCGATAGGAGGCAAATGTGAGCAGGTATCTGAAGATTGCAGTGACATGTGCGGTGATGTTGGCAGTGGCTCTGCCGGCGCTCGCCCTGGAAAACAAGATTAATGGTTATTTCCGGATTCAGGGGAT
Protein-coding sequences here:
- the meaB gene encoding methylmalonyl Co-A mutase-associated GTPase MeaB, which codes for MKLHEIAAGVQQGNIRALAKAITLIESRNIDHSVAATTLLDDLLPHTGKSFRVGISGVPGVGKSTFIEALGLDLTGRGHKVAILAVDPSSQLSGGSILGDKTRMEELSRDPNAFIRPSPSGDNLGGVARKTRETMLVCEAAGYDVIIVETVGVGQSEITVASMVDFFMLLQLANAGDELQGIKKGVMEIADAIVINKAEGDNRPRAELARQQYANALHMLRPKSANWPVPTLLCSALHGDGIAAAWEQVLAYREVMTASGEFEKKRRLQNTDWMWTLLINDLKDLFLRDPKVAAMLGAVQTAVAQGTTTPSAAARRLLDVFKRH
- the mce gene encoding methylmalonyl-CoA epimerase; amino-acid sequence: MTKKISHLGIAVASIEAATPYYRDILGMAFEGTEVVAEQKVRVAFFVVGESRIELLEPTDENSPVARFLAKNGSGIHHVAYEVADLAAELARLKAAGVRLVDAVPRLGAHGASIAFLHPQASGGVLTELCQPAGK